The following is a genomic window from Deltaproteobacteria bacterium.
CATACTTGCAGAACAGGCGATGGATGTTCTTCTTCCCGAACCGCACACACCGGGTCTCCATGCGCTGGCGCTTGACCGTTTTCTTTTCGGGACGGCCTATTCGACTACAGTTCGATGCATGCGGTCGTCGGACCCCGCGCCCACTGCGCTCGACCGCCATCTCCGTCGGGTCTTCGGCGACAACGACCCCACCGGATTCGGATCCGGTTGGGTCGCCGGGGTCGGTTCATTGCTCGGCGGCGCGCTCGGATTCTTTGCTGTGCTCTGCTTCCACTTCCCACAGATCCTCACCGCGCCCCTCCTGCGATCGCGCTACCCGGTCGCGCTCCTGCGCGGAGCACTGCAGACGGTCTTGATCGCGTCGGTGTTGCTGGGACTGTTCAACGTCGCCCGCCGCCGTCGCAAGGTCCTGGGGCTGACGGGCATCTTCCTGGCAGTCGCGGCGATGGCGCTGGGCGGCGCCGGCGTGCCGCTGCCCGATTCGGTGGACACGAAGTTCGGCCTGGGCCTCGAGTGGTTTGCGATCAACCTGCTCGTGCTTGCGCTCGTGTTCGTGCCGCTCGAGCGAGCGCTTCCCCAATGCCGCGAACAGCGGGTCTTCCGGCCGGAGTGGACCACGGACGGCGCTCATTTCCTGATCAGCCATCTGCTCGTGCAAGCGTTCAGCTGGGCGGCGCTGTTTCCCTCCCGGTTGGTCCGGGACACGCTGATCCCGGCGAGAGATTTCGCGCTGCTCGGATCGCTGCCGCTGCCGGTCCAATTTCTCGCGGTGCTGGCGCTGGCCGATCTCACCCAATACTGGATCCACCGCTGCTTTCATCGGCTCCCGTTCCTCTGGCGCCTCCACGCCGTCCATCATTCGAGCATGGCGATGGACTGGCTGGCGGGCTCGCGCATGCACCCGCTCGACGCGCTGGCGACCCGCGCGGGCGTGATGACGGTCGTGGTCCTGGCCGGCGCGTCGCCCTCGGCGGTGGCGCTCTACCTGGCCTTCGTCTCCTTCCATGCGGTCTTCATCCACGCGAACTTCGGCGCCGGTCTCGAGTGGCTCGACCCCTGTCTGGTGACGCCCCGCTACCACCATTTCCACCACGCGACGGAGGCCGAGGCGATCGACAAGAACTTCGCGGTCCACCTTCCGGTGCTCGACCGCCTGTTCGGGACGCAGTTCCTGCCCGAGACTCGCTGGCCACGAGCCTACGGCGTGTCCGACGGCCCCGTGGCCAGGACGTACCTCGCGCAGATTCTCGACCCGCTTCGCAGGTAGCTCGCGGCACCGCCGCGTTTGCCTGATTGATCAGGAACGTCGCGTCCTCCAGCAAGAGCAGCCCCGCTGCCACCAGCATCGGAACCGATCGGAGCCGGTAGATCGACGGATGTGCATGTCGGGACCTCGTTGCACTGCTTCCCGCAGCTGAACCCCCGCCCACGTT
Proteins encoded in this region:
- a CDS encoding sterol desaturase family protein, translating into MDVLLPEPHTPGLHALALDRFLFGTAYSTTVRCMRSSDPAPTALDRHLRRVFGDNDPTGFGSGWVAGVGSLLGGALGFFAVLCFHFPQILTAPLLRSRYPVALLRGALQTVLIASVLLGLFNVARRRRKVLGLTGIFLAVAAMALGGAGVPLPDSVDTKFGLGLEWFAINLLVLALVFVPLERALPQCREQRVFRPEWTTDGAHFLISHLLVQAFSWAALFPSRLVRDTLIPARDFALLGSLPLPVQFLAVLALADLTQYWIHRCFHRLPFLWRLHAVHHSSMAMDWLAGSRMHPLDALATRAGVMTVVVLAGASPSAVALYLAFVSFHAVFIHANFGAGLEWLDPCLVTPRYHHFHHATEAEAIDKNFAVHLPVLDRLFGTQFLPETRWPRAYGVSDGPVARTYLAQILDPLRR